A window from Zingiber officinale cultivar Zhangliang chromosome 7A, Zo_v1.1, whole genome shotgun sequence encodes these proteins:
- the LOC121999667 gene encoding calcium-dependent protein kinase 20-like: MLEPDPKKSLTAQQVLDHTWLQNASKAPNVNLGETVRARLQQFSGMNKLKKKALRVVAEYLSVEEVADIKEMFDKMDINQDGKLCFEELKLGLHKLGHQISDSDIQILMEAADVNGSGTLEYGEFVAVSIHLRKIGNDEHLHRAFSYFDLNKSGYIEIEELSDSLADDLGPNREEVINAIIHDVDTDKVRNLSLLSMNHSSALYFCLRTSIVYENMAAFAIITTSADNGRLSSQDG; this comes from the exons atgCTCGAACCAGATCCTAAGAAGAGCTTGACGGCTCAGCAAGTTCTTG ATCATACATGGCTGCAGAATGCAAGTAAAGCTCCCAATGTTAATCTAGGTGAAACCGTACGAGCAAGACTTCAGCAATTCTCTGGGATGAACAAACTTAAAAAGAAAGCTCTACGG GTTGTGGCTGAATACCTCTCTGTCGAGGAAGTTGCAGACATAAAGGAAATGTTTGACAAGATGGACATTAATCAAGATGGGAAACTATGCTTTGAGGAGCTGAAACTCGGTTTGCATAAGCTCGGTCACCAGATTTCAGATTCAGACATTCAGATATTAATGGAAGCA GCTGATGTCAATGGAAGCGGTACcttagaatacggagaatttgTTGCTGTCTCAATCCACTTGCGCAAGATTGGAAACGATGAACACCTGCACAGAGCCTTCTCATACTTCGATCTGAACAAGAGTGGATACATAGAAATTGAAGAACTCAGTGATTCCTTAGCTGACGACTTGGGTCCAAACCGAGAAGAAGTTATTAATGCAATCATCCATGATGTCGACACAGATAAGGTCAGAAATTTAAGTCTTCTGTCCATGAACCATTCATCTGCTTTATACTTTTGTCTGCGGACATCAATAGTTTACGAAAATATGGCTGCATTTGCAATTATAACAACATCAGCTGACAATGGACGTCTTTCATCACAGGATGGTTAA